The genomic region CTCGCGCAGAACAAGGTTAGTTTTACACACATTAACTGCATTCTAGCCAAGTTTTCAATAGAATATATGATCTTCTACTGTCATATATGTGATAAGAACATAATCATGAGttgtgtgaagtgtgtgtgtttgtttattgatCTGATTCATGATTGTAAACAGGAAGACAGCAGCGATCAGACAGAGTTGATCATTCGTAAACGTTATgatgattaaaataaatttaaatattgataaagTAATGTGTAAATCGGACTTTATATGTTCTGATTACGTATCAATAAAGATCAGCTAAAGATGATGACTTTGTAATGAATGTATACTGAAAATAATCTGGCTGAAAGctacagaaaaatgtaaatctatgtttataatatatttatattcacatCCTGGCCTCATCAGCTGAGATGGTACCAGCACAGTACTTTGTATTACATGTGAATAATTGAATCGTAAATGTCTGTCTATGGAATAATAGATCAAATGGTTTATCAAAGCTCCGTTGAAATGTGAATAGATCTGATGCTGTATTTGTCTTCAGTCATCTGAAGATATGGTTTGCATTCCCTGCATCGTCATCCCTGTGCTGCTGTGGGTTTATAAGCGCTTCCTGGAGCCCATCATCTATCCGTTCATCGCGCCCTTCATCAACCGCTTCTGGAGGAAAGAAGCTGTGCAGGAGGCTCAGAAACACAGCACTGTAAATCAGCATTCAGCACACATACACCCACACTAACATACACTCACACtaacatgcactcacacacatacacgtgtaagacttgtaatgtttttaaagaggtctcaaggctgcatttaaagaaaacagtaatattgcaaaatgttattacaatataaaataatgctttccattttaatatcctttaaactgtaatttattcctgtgatgctccgctgtattttcagcatcattactccagtcttcagtgtcacatgatcttcagaaatcattctaagctgctgatttattattagactTATCAATGTTGTGgtgacaaatatatttttggaacctgtgatacttttttaaggattctttgatgaataaaaagttaaaaagaacagcatttattaaaaattttaatatttcctaacaatataaatcttcgctatcacttcttaacaatttaacacatccttggtgaataaaatttttaatttctttcaaaaaaagaaagaataaaaatgcactgacttcaaacttttgtacttgtatattgttagaaaagatttctattgtaaacaaatgctcttctttttaactttttattcatcaaagaatcctgaaaaaactatcacaggttccaaaactgataataaatcatcatattattcagatttctgaagatcatgtgacactgaagactggaggaatgatgttgaaaatatagctgtacatcacagaaataaattatattttaatgtacccgtattttccggactataagtcgcatttttttcatagtttggctggtcctgcgactcatagtcaggtgcgacttatttatcaaaattaatttaacatgaaccaagagaaaacattaccgtctacagccgcgagagggcgctctatgctgctcagtgttccTGTAGTCTATACACTGAGTAGCAtcgagcgccctctcgcggctgtagatggtaatgttttctcttggttctaaataaatgcgacttacaatccagtgcgacttatatatgtttttttcctcgtcatgacgtatttttggactgatgcgacttatacttaggtgtgacttatagtctgaaaaatacagtatattaaaacagaaaaatattattttacatcataataatatttcacattatatatttttttcctggaGAAGAAACTCCtgtgaaaacattaaaaatcattctggtcccaaatatatatatatatagtactataTGATCATATTTCTATCATATAAGCATtactaatataaatattattacagtcattttcacagaatatttcaccccaaaacgaAACTTCTCTTGTTATTTATGGTCATGTTAATAAAAGGTTTCCAGAGAAGCACAAAAGGAAGAGTGTTTGTTTTCCAGTAGTGTTTAGATGAGCGTTTACTTTCACAGTTCTTCATTCTCTTCTTCATTGTCTTCCTCAGACTGAATGTAATGGAACGGCAAACGGAGCCATGGCAAACGGAGCCACGGCAAACGGACCGAAGACGGCGATCGATAAAAAAGCAGACTGACAGATCTCACGTCTCTACAATCATCACcaattatattttagaatgtagatataaactaatatatgATCCTGTCACATTGCTTACACTAAATACTTTAATAACGTTTAATAAAAATGAAGGCAGTTATCTGTAGATTTTGTTTTTATCATTCCATGATCATTTACTGATTTTACCTTCCACTCAGATCAACTACAGATTCTGTCTATGACTTATGATGCTTAATTTAATAAACattgaaataatttatttgtggCTTGTGATGATGCTTTCAATGGTGGATCTttataataactaaaataatgaaataaataaaataaggtggCTCCAGTTATGATTAcatgtattaaataatacaaacacaAAAGTTAAATCATAGTACTGTACCTAGTAAAATGGCTTGTACCTAAGCCATGTTTAAgaataatataacttttttttttaaatacatttaaattaatctaaAGAAAGAACTGAATGgcagtttttatatttatgtgttatgtattttgtttttgttttttatttaaaaatacgtttaaatattttgtaaaataaatatatatattttttaaatacatttgggctATTTATAATtagcatatatattatatatatattttaattctagttattttattgatttatttgaggGTCAATAATGATTGCTGATAGGGAATGTAATTTTGGCTTTGGCGCGTTAACCACTTTCACCGGCAGGAGGCGCCAAAGTCCTAAGTTTGAAATCGTTTTCCGTCAACCGCAATGCATTATGGGCCACAGCGCGCCCCCTTTAGGCGGCAACGGACATGACCGCGCGGATAAACGCGTTCCGGCTCTGAGGCGTTTCGAAGCAGCGAACAGATCGTGATAAATAATAACAGACTAAAGATGGCGACGGTGGAGGATTCACGGGATAAATTCGGGTCCAAAACTTCCCTTTGGATTCCATAGTCCAGCGGTCCAGTGGCGCAGTGAGAGCCGCGAACCCCCGATACCCGGTTCAGCTTCAGTGGATCCGTTACACGGCTTCTCTTCTCGCTTGCCGCAGCAAATAAAGCGGATTTTGGACTCAGATCGTCAGAACCGACGCCGGATCCCGCTGATATGATCCCGGACTGAATACAAACCGAGTCGGTGTCGAGCTGTGGGTTGGTTCGGTGCATGGAGGCAGCAGCAGGGAGTCTGTCCGCCCCGGTGTCGCAGTGATTCGGGTCGGAACCGGATCGTGATGTATTTTCTGAGCGGCTGGCCGCGGAGGCTCCTCTGCCCGCTCCGGAGCAGCGAGCGGCCCTTCCTGATCGAGCCCAGCGCGCAACGCTTTTACCTGGCGGTGCTGTCAGAGACCCAGATCAGCATCTGGTTTAGCAGGGTAAGAAACCTCAAACTCAGATGTTTCAATGCTGGATGGCGTGCGTCGGTAGCTTGTGGGATCGAATCCCAACGTCAGACTTCCTCCAGATCAGCCCATTGAGTCTTTAAAGGTGAGCTGATGTGGTGAAAGATGAAGGTTTAAGGGACAGGAATGATGGGTGCTGTGGTTTAGTGGTGAAAGATTAAACTTAAGAAACTAATCGACTTTAATAAGCCATCTGGTTATGGTTTTAAATGCAGGAAGTTAGGTATTTTAGTGGGATTATCAAAAGGTTTATTAGTTAAAGACTAAGAACTTTTAAGACCTGGTAAATCTAGTTAATCGCATTCAGAGCCTTGATCTTGCAGTGgtttgtgtgttttaatttcTTAAGAAATGTTCAGGTTTGGTGAACCAAAGGTTCAAAAATTATTCATAGGAACCAGGTGTAGCCGGGTTAGACATGGTTTAAATGCAGTTAATCCTACACTGTTAAGTAACATTATCTAGTGGTTTAGTGATTAAAGTCTGAATTGTATCAACTTTCAACATCTGATTGATCTATTTAAACACTTGCTCAGAGTTTTTTGAGTTTGTGGTTAAAAATGCTAACTCAGTGGTTGTAGGTttgaatcccattcattttcGATTGGCTATATTAACAGAATTGCTCACAAATGGACTGCTGTCGTTTAGTGGTCAAAGTATCAGTTCtgctttctgtctgtttgttcaaATCCCAAAACAAAGAGAGATTCAAGTGGATCAGTTTCAGCAAAACATAAACTGGTTATGCAAACGGTTTGGATTTTATTCCATGATGCATTCATTCCAGTCAACATTGATTGAACAACATATCGTCTTAATATCAGCATTAGGGGGTCTAATGTGGGGTGCTGTGGTTTAGTGGTTACACGTCTGTGGTGTTACTGATCGACTCAAACCTCATGAGAATATTATTTTGTCTGGATTAAAACAGGCAGGCAAACAGCCTAATCATCCGAGCTTTGAGTTCATGTTTGAATAATGAATGATGTGAGATCAGGTCTGATGAACTCAAGCTTTGAATCTGAGAAGGTTTATTAACGAGCCACATTTGTCAAGTCTATCTAGACTAGTGGAGGTTAAAGTGCTGGTTTCTGAGTGTGCGTGATGTTTGTTATTGACAGCTGTCGCTTCAGACATCAGCATGTTTGGATGTTGTTGCTCAGTGGGTCAAAGTGCAGAAATTCCCCCAGAGTTCACAGCTTCTCATTTGAGTTTTCAGGCTCAGTTTACCTCGTCTTGACTTCAACATTTGAGGGTTTGTGTAATAAAGTGTCAGCAGACTCAGGAAACAATATCATCAGAATAGGATGCTTTCATGATTATGAAATGTGCTCACGTTTGCACTTGTAGAGTGAAACTGCAGTGTTTGTGAAGGAGTGTGAACTGTGGTCTCTGACATCACAAGCGGCACGTGTCATACTAAGTTAAACTGATATTTTTATACCTCTGACCACATCTGCTTTTGAATGATATTTCAGTTTGAGTTTAATGACAATTGATGTcctaatttgctgaaaatgtattcatcctcaggccatgcaaaatgattaaataagctcttaaagtgacaggagTCTAATAGCACTAAACATGCTGCTGCTTGTCATTAAAGGgacaattcaccccaaaatgtagaTTGTCATTATTAACTCGCTCTTATGTTGTCCctttgctgaacacaaaagtcGAAATTTAGAATTTGGTTAAccgaacagttgctggtccccattgactttgataattgtaaaaaatatatactatcgACGTcattggttacccacattctttaaaataaattttgcttTCATCAGAACAAAGAAACTAATTTAGGTTTAGACGACTTGAgagtgaggaaatgatgacagaattttcatttttgggtgaactggccctttaaatgttaataaaacatcaaaactgaaaagaaaTCACTTTTTTCCCAGGCAGTCTTACTATATGCAAGCTGCAAAGAGTCTGACCTCACAAAGGATTATCAGTCAAAATCTGTCTCTCCACGAATGTACAGAGTGTTCATAGTAAAACTGATTTTCTCAGGAACTGAACAGAAAACAATGAGCATTGTATGAAAATATGACaggatgaacaataaaaacaatgaatgCACTTGATGGATAAGAAAAAAAGTCATGTAACAGTGGAcacaaattgtaaaaataatatatctGCATAATAAGATGCAGAAATTCCACATAATGAAACAAGTAATTGATATTAAAGGAACAATTAATTGCTGAAAATCCTTCAGGCCATCCAGGtttaagatgagtttgtttcttttggagaaatgcagcattgcatcactagctcagcaatggatgctctgcagtgaatgggtgccgtcagaatgagagtccaaacagctgataaaaacatcacaacaatccacacCACTTCAGTACATTCGTGGAGAGACAGATTTTGACTGATAATCCTTTGTGAGGCCAGACTCTTTGCCGCCTGTATATAGTAAGACTGTCTGGGAGAAAACCTCCAggtcttcagtcaagagcagtgaatgattgtttttctgttttgatgttttttaacatataaatggacagttcaccccaaaattaaaatcatttactctctttctctcaggttGTTTttaacctgaatgagtttctttcttctgttgaatgcaaaagttattttaaagaatgtggcaaccaaacagttgctggtccccagtgATGTCCACGtatatagttttcatttttatcaaaGTCAGCAAATGTTGGGTTTCCCACGTTCTAAATTTCGTCTTTTGTGTCCggcaaaagaaagaaatgaatgcaGGTTTGGGACTAGATTAGAGTccgtaaataatgacagaattttttttttgggtgaactgtccctttaaggacaAGCACAAGCGGCAGCATGTTTAGTACTGTTAGactgcggtcactttaagagctcaactgtttactttaatttTGCACATAACCAACTGTTTATATGTAAACAAAGTTTTTGACTGTATTAGCAGAGTCGGATGTGATAACTCAGTATGTAGAGCGTCTGAGATGATACAGGGGAAAAGAAAGGAATGTGtctggaatgtgtgtgtgtgtgtgtgtgtgtgtgtgtgtgtgtgtgtgtgtgtgagagtgaaggTGGAGTTACACAGCTGGAGAGGAAGAGTTCcttttacaacacacacacacacacacatacacatactcttTGTCAGTAGTGCTGAGGTCATGCATATCAAAGCTCCCGGTCTTGATACATCTttgcatatgcacacacacacacacacactcagggctGCTGAGCTTCCTGTCACTGTGAGATCACAGACCAGCATGTTTAACATCAATCACATCTGTTTAACCTACAGATTTTATTGATCACTAACAGCATCAGGATCATAGTTCAGCTAAAGAATAGCTAAAGAAGATCATTCTATCATTTGCTCTCTTtaaatcattccaaacctgaatgactttcatTCTTGTGTGGAAACCAAACACAATGATTAAAATCAGATTATATTAATACCTCCGTAACAGGATATTTAGGCCCTTGATGCACATGAATTTAAGATGAACTGATTTATAAAGAGAAGTGCATTTAGAAAGatttctttgtgcatatagacattttataaatcattaataggaattgttcatttatttagaaTCATTCTACATGCGTCTGTAAATGAGGTAGTAGCAGATATCAACTCTGACTGAGGGGAATCACTCTTATTACACAACAGCACTGGTGAAATAAatcctcagtgtgtgtgtgtgtgttgtgtaacaCTGTGAGATCATATATCATCTGTTCTGTGTGGGAAACTAAGATGAGGACTATAGGTGAACAATAACCAACATATATTACCCATCACAGTTGCTGTGTGTGATAGTTTGCTGTGTATCTGTTAAATTAAACTGTTTGAGCAGCCACACGTCAACTTATGACTCAACCAATCATGTGAGTTTGGGGCAGGACCATCTGTTTGACTAACCAATGACAGGCAGTGTGTTtgagaaacctgtttggaaaccgtcattattttaatttttttcaagtgatttctttattttaaaataaattttctcCCTTTATTGAGTTTCTGGACGGATCTAAACTATCAGGTAATTGGGGTTAGTGATCATCAGGGCTGTGTCTCGATCCACTCGTTCCCTCTGATCACAATCAGCTCAACATTTACCCCTTTAGATATGTTTTTGTGATGGGAACTTGTTTGCACATGCAACTGATTCGTCAGACCTGTTCTcttgcagtctgtgttcttcagactttattttatattaagtaaGGAATGCTTCGAGGAAATATATCTGAGAAAAAGTATTAGGGGTAGGTTCAAGgttagttattacatagttattgtagttactataataagtgcatagtatgtacatgaagaacaggactgtaaaattaaGTGCCACCTCATTCACACTAGTTTATATGATATTCCTAAAAACATGGtaagaaaatgtgttttctgATTTATTGAGTGATTCTGTTTTGGAAGTGTATGCAAATGACCGCAAATTTAATTAGATAGTGattcatttgtatatttaaacatgtttcaGAAAACTTGTGCTGTGATTAATCAGCTGGGAAAAATATGGTAAAACTTGATGACTTTTTTTATTACCCTGTGTGTGCTTGAGTCAGGTTGAAATAGTGCAGACGATTGAACAAGCGTCATTTATGTGCACCTGTGGCCTGCTTTCACATGCGTGTTGTGTAGATCAGGACAGGAAATAACATGTTCTGTGTGTGAGCGTGCTGAATTCAGATCTCAACTGAATGTTGAGTCAGTTCAGTTCATCTGCTGTTTGAAGAGTAAGTGTTGTGAACTTTTATTGGTCTGTGCATGAGATGTACATGCATGATTTCTGGTGTATTCTCTTCATTGTCAGatctgctttcctttcttcatatAGTCAGGCTATATATGACGATACAGTCCGTCGTGTGGGCTGAGCGGCCTGAAATTCATTTGCTAAATGTGCCACTTTTGGTGTCAGTTAACCTCAGTTTTACTCAATAGCTTAGCATAaataagaaaacacacacacacacactgaaggtAAATGTAGTGTGATTCTGTGACATTAATGTTagtttttcatgtgtgtgtgtgtgttgagcttTACAGCTCCCCTTTGGCTGAATGAAACCAGCACTTTGCTTCCATTTTTGGGTGTTTTTCTTTGTGGCCAA from Carassius carassius chromosome 47, fCarCar2.1, whole genome shotgun sequence harbors:
- the LOC132130951 gene encoding UPF0729 protein C18orf32 homolog codes for the protein MVCIPCIVIPVLLWVYKRFLEPIIYPFIAPFINRFWRKEAVQEAQKHSTTECNGTANGAMANGATANGPKTAIDKKAD